In one window of Ovis aries strain OAR_USU_Benz2616 breed Rambouillet chromosome 3, ARS-UI_Ramb_v3.0, whole genome shotgun sequence DNA:
- the PIANP gene encoding PILR alpha-associated neural protein isoform X1: protein MESRMRHFLHRGRRQPKMASDSSLALPSRRPALLLSHLLSLWPLLLLPLPPPAQGSSTSPRAPPAPARPPCARGGPSAPRHVCVWERAPPPSRSPRVLRSRRQVLPGTAPPATPSGFEEGPPSSQYPWAIVWGPTVSREDGGDPNSANPGFLPLDYGFAAPHGLATPHPNSDSMRADGDGLILGEAPATLRPFLFGGRGEGVDPQLYVTITISIIIVLVATGIIFKFCWDRSQKRRRPSGQQGALRQEESQQPLTDLSPAGVTVLGAFGDSPTPTPDHEEPRGGPRPGMPQPKGAPAFQLNRIPLVNL, encoded by the exons ATGGAGTCCAGGATGCG CCACTTTCTGCACAGAGGAAGGAGGCAGCCCAAGATGGCCTCGGACTCATCGCTCGCTCTTCCTTCCCGCAGGCCTGCATTGCTGCTGtcccatctcctctctctctggccACTGCTGTTGCTGCCCCTCCCACCGCCTGCTCAAGGTTCCTCCACCTCCCCTCGAGCCCCACCAGCCCCAGCCCGGCCCCCCTGTGCCCGGGGAGGACCCTCGGCCCCACGccacgtgtgtgtgtgggagCGGGCACCTCCACCAAGCCGATCCCCTCGGGTCCTGAGATCACGTCGGCAAGTCCTGCCGGGCACCGCGCCCCCGGCCACCCCATCAGGCTTTGAGGAGGGTCCACCCTCATCCCAGTACCCTTGGGCTATTGTGTGGGGCCCTACGGTGTCTCGAGAGGATGGGGGGGACCCCAACTCTGCCAATCCTGGATTTCTGCCCCTGGACTATGGTTTTGCAGCCCCCCACGGGCTGGCTACTCCACATCCCAACTCAGACTCCATGCGGGCTGATGGAGATGGGCTCATCCTTGGAGAAGCACCTGCCACCCTGAGGCCCTTCCTGTTCGGGGGCCGCGGTGAAG GTGTGGACCCTCAGCTCTACGTCACAATTACCATCTCCATCATCATTGTCCTCGTGGCCACCGGCATCATCTTCAAGTTCTG CTGGGACCGCAGTCAGAAACGGCGCAGGCCCTCGGGGCAGCAAGGGGCCCTGAGGCAAGAGGAGAGCCAGCAGCCCCTGACTGACCTGTCCCCAGCCGGGGTCACTGTGCTGGGGGCCTTCGGAGActcgcccacccccacccctgaccaCGAGGAACCCCGAGGGGGGCCCCGGCCCGGGATGCCCCAGCCCAAGGGGGCACCAGCCTTCCAGCTGAACCG
- the PIANP gene encoding PILR alpha-associated neural protein isoform X2 gives MESRMRPALLLSHLLSLWPLLLLPLPPPAQGSSTSPRAPPAPARPPCARGGPSAPRHVCVWERAPPPSRSPRVLRSRRQVLPGTAPPATPSGFEEGPPSSQYPWAIVWGPTVSREDGGDPNSANPGFLPLDYGFAAPHGLATPHPNSDSMRADGDGLILGEAPATLRPFLFGGRGEGVDPQLYVTITISIIIVLVATGIIFKFCWDRSQKRRRPSGQQGALRQEESQQPLTDLSPAGVTVLGAFGDSPTPTPDHEEPRGGPRPGMPQPKGAPAFQLNRIPLVNL, from the exons ATGGAGTCCAGGATGCG GCCTGCATTGCTGCTGtcccatctcctctctctctggccACTGCTGTTGCTGCCCCTCCCACCGCCTGCTCAAGGTTCCTCCACCTCCCCTCGAGCCCCACCAGCCCCAGCCCGGCCCCCCTGTGCCCGGGGAGGACCCTCGGCCCCACGccacgtgtgtgtgtgggagCGGGCACCTCCACCAAGCCGATCCCCTCGGGTCCTGAGATCACGTCGGCAAGTCCTGCCGGGCACCGCGCCCCCGGCCACCCCATCAGGCTTTGAGGAGGGTCCACCCTCATCCCAGTACCCTTGGGCTATTGTGTGGGGCCCTACGGTGTCTCGAGAGGATGGGGGGGACCCCAACTCTGCCAATCCTGGATTTCTGCCCCTGGACTATGGTTTTGCAGCCCCCCACGGGCTGGCTACTCCACATCCCAACTCAGACTCCATGCGGGCTGATGGAGATGGGCTCATCCTTGGAGAAGCACCTGCCACCCTGAGGCCCTTCCTGTTCGGGGGCCGCGGTGAAG GTGTGGACCCTCAGCTCTACGTCACAATTACCATCTCCATCATCATTGTCCTCGTGGCCACCGGCATCATCTTCAAGTTCTG CTGGGACCGCAGTCAGAAACGGCGCAGGCCCTCGGGGCAGCAAGGGGCCCTGAGGCAAGAGGAGAGCCAGCAGCCCCTGACTGACCTGTCCCCAGCCGGGGTCACTGTGCTGGGGGCCTTCGGAGActcgcccacccccacccctgaccaCGAGGAACCCCGAGGGGGGCCCCGGCCCGGGATGCCCCAGCCCAAGGGGGCACCAGCCTTCCAGCTGAACCG